The following coding sequences are from one Rhodospirillales bacterium window:
- the trpS gene encoding tryptophan--tRNA ligase, translating into MPRVFSGVQPTGNLHLGNYLGAIRNFVSLQDEHETIYCVVDLHAITVQQDPAALREQILEVAATFIAAGIDPKRSIIFNQSRVVQHAELAWIFNCVARLGWLNRMTQFKEKAGKHRENASAGLYVYPCLMAADILAYQADRVPVGDDQRQHLELARDIAQKFNHDYGCEFFPIIEPLIHGQATRVMSLRDGRAKMSKSDPSEQSRIGLTDDADTIARKIRRARTDPERLPDEAALADDGGLSPDLVDSRPEAANLLTIFAALARKPVADVVASYAGAEFSRFKTDLAELAVASLAPLADRTRSLLDERAELEAILDSGAERATAIAQPVVNEVKRIVGFF; encoded by the coding sequence ATGCCTAGGGTGTTTTCTGGGGTGCAGCCCACCGGCAACCTGCATTTGGGCAACTATCTGGGTGCGATTCGGAACTTCGTCTCGCTGCAGGATGAGCACGAGACGATTTACTGCGTCGTGGATCTCCACGCAATCACGGTGCAGCAGGATCCGGCGGCGCTCCGGGAACAGATCCTGGAAGTGGCGGCCACCTTCATCGCGGCCGGCATCGACCCAAAGCGGAGCATCATCTTCAATCAATCGCGGGTGGTGCAGCACGCGGAACTGGCGTGGATCTTCAACTGCGTCGCACGGTTGGGCTGGCTCAACCGGATGACCCAGTTCAAGGAGAAGGCCGGCAAGCACCGGGAAAACGCTTCAGCGGGGCTCTACGTCTATCCGTGCCTGATGGCGGCCGACATCCTTGCCTACCAGGCGGATCGCGTGCCGGTGGGCGATGACCAGCGCCAACACTTGGAGCTGGCGCGCGACATCGCGCAGAAATTCAACCACGATTACGGCTGCGAATTCTTCCCGATCATCGAACCGCTGATCCACGGACAGGCCACCCGGGTGATGAGTCTGCGCGATGGCCGGGCGAAGATGTCGAAGTCCGATCCCTCCGAGCAATCCCGAATCGGCCTGACCGACGACGCAGACACGATTGCCAGGAAGATCCGGCGGGCACGAACCGACCCGGAGCGGCTTCCGGATGAGGCCGCGCTGGCCGATGATGGCGGGCTCAGCCCTGATCTCGTCGATTCCAGGCCCGAGGCGGCCAATCTGCTGACGATCTTCGCCGCACTGGCGAGGAAGCCCGTCGCCGACGTCGTCGCCTCCTACGCCGGGGCCGAGTTCAGCCGCTTCAAGACTGATCTCGCAGAGCTTGCCGTGGCGTCTCTCGCGCCGCTTGCGGACCGAACCCGCAGCCTCCTTGACGAACGGGCGGAACTGGAGGCGATTCTCGACTCCGGTGCAGAACGGGCGACGGCGATCGCGCAACCGGTGGTGAACGAAGTGAAGCGCATCGTCGGCTTCTTCTAG
- a CDS encoding [protein-PII] uridylyltransferase yields MDIAEPRKIIARRTLVAEAEALREQADGPEAWRQELAGLLRGAVAAGRDEIQARFRDSGHGLATVREHAFLLDQVLAFLVDGARTGALVDDAVVDDLAVLAVGGYGRREVCPHSDVDVLFLTSTQPGPATRDLIQFILYVLWDLNFTVGHAVRSVDECVRAARSDWTIATNLLDQRFVYGNQKTAGRFRRQFRTKVVERLGAAFVRAKVLERDRRHIRMGDTRYVNEPNLKEGKGGLRDLHLLRWIVQILYGRDDMRVAVEHGLFSEADRVAFERALQFLLSVRCHLHFESGRAEERVMFDLQPPLAERMGYRDRPGANRIERFMKHYFLTTKRVGEITGAVLSNLREQRRARSMFGWLRLPARKVEGFEVRNGEMVLPDATVFDRFPIEILKTFRVAAEHGLLLHPALRRELQARVRLIDGLRADVEAGGVFLDLLASTNDPEPVLRQMAETGVLGRFVPDFGRVVAQTQHDMYHVYTVDEHTIRAVGMLSAIERGTAPDDLARVSRVARNLQSRRVLYLAVFLHDIAKGRGGDHSILGAEIAHELGPRLGLDAEETETVAWLVLEHLYLSGMAFKRDVQDPQTVADIVAHIQSPERLRLLYVLTACDIAAVGPGVWTRWKADLLEEAFDMALAVMQGASLKDTHDERIEQTMEGFRALMTDWPAADVDAFVQRCRAHFWAVHDSDTLARIARAVRAADQAGRPLALDWHVRAGGRTAEITVYAPDQRGQFARIVAAITLAEASVADAKVMTSRDGMAMDTFLIEAQSGAAFDDPRRIKTLLASIEKFIRDAPDVAHILHEVRPRFRSRTDVFRVAPRVRADNDASATRTVIEIEARDQPGLLLAIAGALLELGVSVSGARVSTFGERAIDVFYVQNGFGGKITEGAELERVRQHLLGVLSAMPGNAVTDPKAA; encoded by the coding sequence ATGGATATCGCTGAGCCGAGAAAAATCATCGCTCGGCGCACGCTGGTCGCCGAGGCGGAAGCCCTGCGCGAACAGGCCGACGGGCCGGAGGCTTGGCGGCAGGAGCTGGCCGGTCTGCTGCGTGGCGCCGTCGCGGCCGGACGGGACGAAATTCAAGCTCGTTTCCGGGACAGCGGACACGGCCTCGCAACGGTCCGTGAACACGCATTCCTGCTCGACCAGGTGCTGGCATTCCTGGTGGACGGAGCCCGCACGGGCGCCTTGGTGGACGACGCGGTCGTCGATGACCTGGCGGTGCTCGCGGTGGGCGGATACGGACGCCGGGAGGTCTGCCCACACTCGGACGTCGACGTGCTGTTCCTCACGAGCACGCAGCCGGGGCCGGCAACCCGGGACTTGATCCAGTTCATCCTGTACGTGCTCTGGGATCTCAATTTCACCGTCGGCCACGCCGTGCGCAGCGTCGATGAATGCGTGCGCGCCGCTCGGTCGGACTGGACCATCGCCACGAACCTGCTGGACCAGCGCTTCGTGTACGGCAACCAGAAGACGGCCGGACGGTTCCGGCGGCAATTCCGGACCAAGGTCGTTGAGCGCCTCGGCGCCGCGTTCGTGCGGGCCAAGGTGCTGGAGCGGGACCGGCGTCACATCCGCATGGGCGATACGCGCTACGTCAACGAACCCAACCTGAAGGAGGGGAAGGGAGGCCTCCGCGACCTTCATCTGCTCCGCTGGATCGTCCAGATCCTGTACGGCAGGGACGACATGCGCGTGGCCGTCGAGCACGGCCTGTTCTCCGAGGCCGACCGGGTTGCGTTCGAGCGCGCATTGCAGTTCCTGCTCTCGGTGCGCTGCCACCTTCACTTCGAAAGCGGGCGCGCGGAAGAACGCGTGATGTTCGACCTGCAGCCGCCGCTCGCGGAGCGCATGGGTTACCGGGACCGCCCCGGCGCCAACCGCATCGAGCGGTTCATGAAGCACTACTTCCTGACGACCAAGCGCGTCGGCGAGATTACCGGGGCCGTGCTGTCCAACCTGCGCGAGCAGCGTCGGGCCCGGTCGATGTTTGGTTGGCTGCGCCTTCCCGCCCGGAAGGTCGAAGGATTCGAAGTGCGGAACGGCGAAATGGTCCTGCCGGACGCCACCGTCTTTGACCGCTTCCCGATCGAAATCCTGAAGACGTTCCGGGTGGCGGCCGAGCACGGGTTGCTGCTGCATCCGGCGTTGCGCCGCGAACTCCAGGCGCGGGTCCGCCTGATTGACGGTCTCCGTGCCGACGTCGAGGCCGGGGGCGTGTTCCTTGATCTCCTGGCCTCGACCAACGACCCGGAACCGGTACTTCGCCAGATGGCGGAGACGGGCGTGCTGGGCCGCTTCGTTCCGGACTTCGGGCGCGTGGTCGCCCAGACCCAGCACGACATGTACCACGTCTACACCGTCGACGAGCACACGATCCGCGCCGTCGGCATGCTGTCGGCGATTGAGCGGGGAACCGCTCCGGACGATCTCGCGCGGGTCTCGCGCGTGGCCCGCAACCTCCAGTCGCGCCGGGTCCTGTACCTGGCCGTGTTCCTGCACGACATTGCGAAGGGAAGAGGCGGCGACCACTCGATTCTCGGGGCCGAGATCGCGCACGAACTGGGCCCCAGGCTGGGGCTGGACGCCGAGGAGACCGAGACGGTCGCGTGGCTGGTGCTCGAGCACCTGTACCTGTCCGGGATGGCGTTCAAGCGCGATGTGCAGGATCCGCAGACGGTCGCCGACATCGTCGCCCACATTCAGTCGCCGGAACGCCTGCGGCTTCTCTACGTGCTCACGGCCTGCGATATCGCCGCGGTCGGTCCAGGGGTCTGGACGAGGTGGAAGGCCGATCTGCTCGAGGAAGCGTTCGACATGGCGCTCGCCGTCATGCAGGGGGCGAGTCTGAAAGACACCCACGACGAGCGGATCGAGCAGACCATGGAAGGGTTCCGCGCCCTGATGACGGACTGGCCGGCGGCCGATGTCGATGCCTTCGTCCAGCGCTGCCGGGCGCACTTCTGGGCCGTGCACGACTCGGACACCCTCGCGCGCATCGCTCGCGCCGTCCGTGCGGCCGATCAGGCCGGCCGCCCCCTGGCCCTCGATTGGCACGTCCGTGCCGGCGGCCGCACGGCGGAAATCACGGTCTACGCCCCGGATCAGCGCGGTCAATTCGCGCGGATCGTGGCTGCCATCACCCTCGCCGAGGCGAGCGTCGCCGACGCCAAGGTCATGACGTCCCGCGACGGCATGGCGATGGACACCTTCCTGATCGAGGCGCAGAGTGGCGCCGCCTTCGACGACCCGCGGCGGATCAAGACGCTGCTCGCCTCGATCGAGAAGTTCATCCGAGACGCGCCCGACGTCGCGCACATTCTCCACGAGGTACGGCCCCGTTTCCGCAGCCGGACCGACGTGTTCCGGGTCGCCCCGCGCGTGCGTGCCGACAACGATGCGAGCGCCACCCGTACCGTGATCGAGATCGAGGCGCGCGACCAGCCCGGACTGCTGCTGGCCATCGCGGGAGCACTGCTCGAGCTGGGGGTTTCCGTGTCGGGCGCCCGAGTATCGACGTTCGGCGAACGGGCGATCGACGTGTTTTACGTGCAGAACGGTTTCGGCGGCAAGATCACCGAAGGCGCCGAACTGGAGCGGGTCCGTCAGCACCTGCTCGGGGTCCTGTCCGCGATGCCCGGAAACGCCGTCACGGATCCGAAGGCTGCCTGA
- the ppk2 gene encoding polyphosphate kinase 2 has protein sequence MTAEHQRAGPQDRALAEIARAVTQSQNGAEPVPSGPEAPEPPAAPPPDPDRELAALRLDPNARARIFREGVYPYKRKLETSAYEKQKQKLQVELLKVQNWVKEAGEKVVVVFEGRDAAGKGGTIKRFMEHLNPRGARVVALAKPSEREQGQWYFQRYIQHLPTVGEIVLFDRSWYNRAGVERVMGFCTGREYLEFLRQCPQIERMLVNSGIRYFKYWFSITRTEQRRRFDSRMKDPLKQWKLSPIDTASIDKWETYTTAKEEMFFYTDTADAPWTVVKSDDKKRARIACMQHFLSTLPYPDKDPDVVQGPDPLIVGPATNVVALDAPLPGKP, from the coding sequence ATGACGGCAGAGCACCAGAGAGCGGGCCCGCAGGATCGCGCGCTGGCGGAAATTGCCAGGGCCGTCACGCAGTCCCAGAACGGGGCCGAGCCGGTGCCGTCAGGCCCCGAGGCGCCGGAGCCGCCGGCCGCACCACCGCCCGATCCGGACCGCGAACTTGCAGCACTGCGGCTGGATCCCAACGCGCGGGCACGGATCTTCCGGGAGGGCGTGTATCCCTACAAGCGCAAGCTTGAGACCTCGGCCTACGAAAAGCAGAAGCAAAAGCTGCAGGTCGAACTGCTGAAGGTTCAGAACTGGGTCAAGGAAGCCGGCGAGAAGGTCGTCGTGGTGTTCGAGGGACGCGACGCGGCCGGGAAGGGCGGTACGATCAAGCGGTTCATGGAGCACCTGAATCCGCGCGGCGCCAGGGTCGTTGCGCTGGCGAAGCCCAGCGAGCGCGAACAGGGCCAGTGGTACTTCCAGCGGTACATCCAGCACCTGCCCACCGTTGGCGAGATCGTCTTGTTCGACCGTTCCTGGTACAACCGCGCGGGCGTCGAGCGGGTCATGGGCTTCTGTACCGGGCGCGAATACCTCGAGTTTCTGCGGCAGTGTCCGCAGATCGAGCGCATGCTGGTCAACAGCGGGATCCGGTATTTCAAGTATTGGTTTTCGATCACGCGTACCGAACAGCGACGGCGCTTCGATTCACGGATGAAAGACCCGCTCAAGCAGTGGAAACTCTCGCCCATTGACACCGCGTCGATCGACAAGTGGGAGACCTACACGACCGCCAAGGAAGAGATGTTCTTCTATACGGATACGGCTGACGCCCCGTGGACAGTCGTGAAGTCCGATGACAAGAAGCGTGCCCGGATTGCATGCATGCAGCATTTTCTCTCGACGCTTCCTTACCCGGACAAGGACCCGGACGTCGTGCAGGGTCCGGATCCGCTGATCGTCGGCCCCGCGACGAACGTTGTGGCGCTGGATGCGCCTCTGCCGGGAAAGCCCTGA
- a CDS encoding NIPSNAP family protein — protein MLLDVRTYTCRPGTIKKHLELYERMGKAPQTRHLGPPLAYLVTETPNPNQYVHIWVYENAGDREAKRAAMWNDPDWQAYVGESAKLGALVAQDNRLMTPVAFFPEPSRG, from the coding sequence ATGCTGCTTGACGTCCGCACGTACACCTGCCGTCCCGGCACCATCAAGAAACACCTAGAACTCTATGAACGGATGGGCAAGGCGCCGCAAACCCGGCATCTCGGCCCGCCGCTCGCCTACCTGGTCACGGAGACGCCCAACCCCAACCAGTACGTTCACATCTGGGTCTACGAGAATGCGGGCGACCGCGAAGCCAAGCGGGCGGCCATGTGGAACGATCCCGACTGGCAGGCCTACGTGGGCGAGAGCGCAAAGCTGGGAGCGCTCGTCGCGCAGGACAATCGCCTGATGACGCCGGTGGCGTTCTTCCCGGAACCCAGCCGTGGCTGA
- the murJ gene encoding murein biosynthesis integral membrane protein MurJ: MFAPVVTVGGLTLASRALGLVRDLLIAAALGAGPLADAFFLALRLPNLFRALFAEGAFSAAFVPVFAARLEQEGPDAARAFGAAVASVLLIVLVPFTLLAEWLMPTVVGVLAPGFPETGERFQAALSLARITFPYLALITMTAFFAAVLNAIFRFAAAAAAPLLLNLSLIGALLLAAGWFETPAHALVWGVLVGGVAQLALVSVDCWRAGMPILPGRPRLTPELRKFGRLMVPGVIGSGVTQFNVVIGTMFASVVPGAVAWLNYAHHLVHLPIAVVGLAVRTALLPALSRRLHGAGAATGQTEQQQATAIALGLSVPAAVGLWAVAELAIEVLFERGSFTPADTVATAAALRAYAWGLPAMVLAQALVASFFARFDTSTPVKVAGAAMLVNVAFIVLLMPTLGHVGIALAQSVSACAQAGLLTVLVVRRGYARISPESVGKGVRVVLAAAPLAALAYVADPLRSEFAAVGPLAGAATLVALVTSGVAGFAVLALAFGVVRREDVTAALRRFRSR, encoded by the coding sequence ATGTTCGCCCCCGTCGTCACTGTCGGGGGACTGACGCTCGCAAGCCGCGCCCTCGGTCTCGTCCGGGACCTCCTGATCGCCGCCGCCCTTGGTGCCGGCCCCCTTGCAGACGCGTTCTTTCTGGCACTCAGGCTCCCGAACCTGTTTCGGGCGCTCTTTGCCGAGGGCGCATTCTCGGCGGCGTTCGTGCCGGTGTTCGCCGCCCGACTCGAGCAGGAAGGCCCGGATGCCGCCCGCGCCTTCGGCGCCGCCGTCGCTTCCGTGCTGCTGATCGTGCTGGTTCCCTTCACGCTGCTCGCCGAATGGCTCATGCCGACGGTGGTCGGGGTGCTCGCGCCGGGGTTTCCGGAGACGGGGGAGCGCTTCCAGGCCGCGTTGTCGCTGGCACGCATTACCTTTCCCTACCTCGCCCTGATCACGATGACGGCGTTCTTTGCGGCCGTTCTCAACGCCATTTTCCGGTTTGCCGCGGCCGCCGCCGCGCCCCTTCTTCTCAACCTCTCGCTGATCGGCGCGCTGCTGCTGGCGGCCGGGTGGTTCGAAACGCCGGCGCATGCCCTGGTCTGGGGCGTGCTGGTGGGCGGCGTGGCACAACTCGCGCTGGTCAGCGTGGATTGCTGGCGTGCCGGCATGCCGATCCTCCCGGGCCGGCCGCGGCTCACGCCGGAACTCCGGAAGTTCGGGCGCCTGATGGTGCCCGGCGTGATCGGCTCGGGCGTGACCCAGTTCAACGTCGTGATCGGCACGATGTTCGCCAGCGTCGTGCCCGGCGCGGTCGCTTGGCTGAACTATGCGCACCACCTTGTGCACCTGCCGATCGCCGTGGTCGGCCTCGCCGTCCGGACCGCCCTGCTCCCCGCGCTCTCGCGGCGCCTGCACGGCGCCGGCGCGGCGACGGGGCAAACCGAGCAACAGCAGGCCACGGCAATCGCACTGGGCCTGTCGGTGCCGGCGGCGGTCGGCCTGTGGGCGGTGGCGGAACTTGCGATCGAGGTGCTGTTCGAGCGCGGGTCGTTTACCCCGGCGGACACGGTTGCGACGGCGGCGGCACTCAGGGCCTACGCGTGGGGGCTGCCCGCAATGGTGCTGGCGCAGGCTCTGGTCGCGTCGTTCTTCGCCCGCTTCGATACCTCCACGCCGGTAAAGGTCGCCGGCGCCGCGATGCTGGTGAACGTCGCGTTCATCGTGCTATTGATGCCGACGCTGGGGCATGTCGGGATCGCGCTCGCGCAATCAGTGTCGGCGTGCGCGCAGGCGGGCCTGCTTACCGTGCTGGTCGTGCGACGGGGCTACGCCAGGATCAGTCCGGAATCCGTTGGCAAGGGAGTCCGGGTCGTGCTGGCTGCCGCTCCACTCGCCGCCCTGGCGTACGTGGCCGATCCCTTGCGCTCCGAGTTCGCTGCGGTCGGACCGCTCGCCGGCGCCGCGACGCTTGTGGCGCTGGTGACGAGCGGGGTGGCGGGATTCGCGGTTCTGGCACTCGCCTTCGGCGTGGTGCGCCGCGAGGACGTGACGGCGGCGCTCCGGCGGTTTCGCTCCCGATGA
- the mutS gene encoding DNA mismatch repair protein MutS gives MTQLTISAFDVASETESRDRGAKGLTPMFQQYFAVKEQHPGCILFFRMGDFYELFFEDAEKVAAELDIVLTTRGVSEGEPVPMCGVPAHASENYLARLTRRGFRIAVCEQVERPEQARRRGHRAVLKREVVQVVTPGTVVDEHLLEARENSFLAGLAQISSQLAVAFADISTGEVEVEAVDLEGLEAALARDGTREIIVADALARQPEIQAVLEAHNAVVTELPAARFTFESSERRVREHYQVLALDAFGAFTRAEVTALGAVFDYAELTQQESLPVFLPPRRVEPDGYLGIDAATHRNLELTRSLAGAHSGSLLEAVDRTVTAAGARRLAGDLARPLTDCDRIATRHDRVEWLVAEEEVRTRVRSDLRRAPDSARALSRIAFRRGGPRDLRHIADGLAVAADVRAQFMGSERPLPLGLQEVFEALDGEAGLAALLGRAVEVDAPRLVREGGFVRPGFRTDLDEQRALRDESRRLIAAMQAEERESTGVHTLKIRHNRVLGYFLEVPSGQTEKLKAGDAAGRFQLRQTLAGASRFMSPELASLAERIELAGDRVRAIEEQVFAELSEQVLARSEPVQRIARALAALDVAQGFAEIARERNYVRPAMHPDTRFRVIGGRHAVVEAAVDGTFVTNDCQLDDTERIWLVTGPNMAGKSTFLRQNALIVVLAQAGGYVPAETAEIGVVDRLFSRVGAADDLARGRSTFMVEMVETAAILNQASPRSFVILDEVGRGTATFDGLSIAWATVEYLHGRNRCRSLFATHYHELTQLAERLDALACRTLRVREWKGEVVFLYAMVEGISSRAYGIDVGRLAGLPGQVLDRARQILARLEAEGGTVRGATLSALPPPTEPQSDPVADLLDGVDPDSLSPRGALELVYRLVELRRNGYKTVSNSGDSAGSTSPN, from the coding sequence GTGACCCAACTGACGATTTCGGCCTTCGACGTGGCCTCTGAGACCGAGTCCCGCGACCGCGGCGCAAAGGGTCTCACGCCGATGTTCCAGCAGTACTTCGCGGTCAAGGAGCAGCATCCGGGCTGCATCCTCTTCTTCCGGATGGGCGATTTCTACGAACTCTTCTTCGAGGATGCGGAGAAGGTCGCTGCAGAACTCGACATCGTGTTGACCACGCGTGGCGTGAGCGAGGGCGAGCCGGTCCCGATGTGCGGGGTCCCGGCGCACGCGAGCGAGAACTATCTGGCCCGCCTCACGCGCAGGGGTTTCCGAATCGCCGTGTGCGAGCAGGTGGAACGTCCGGAACAGGCCCGGCGGCGCGGGCACCGTGCCGTCCTCAAGCGGGAAGTGGTGCAGGTGGTGACCCCCGGCACCGTGGTCGACGAGCACCTGCTGGAAGCTCGCGAGAACAGCTTTCTGGCGGGGCTGGCGCAGATCAGCTCCCAGCTGGCCGTGGCCTTTGCGGACATCTCGACCGGGGAAGTGGAAGTGGAGGCGGTGGACCTGGAAGGTCTGGAGGCCGCGCTGGCGCGAGACGGCACCCGGGAGATCATCGTGGCCGATGCGCTGGCGCGCCAGCCCGAGATCCAGGCTGTCCTGGAGGCGCACAACGCCGTGGTCACCGAATTGCCGGCGGCCCGTTTTACGTTCGAATCCTCGGAACGCCGAGTCCGGGAGCACTACCAGGTGCTGGCGCTGGATGCCTTCGGCGCGTTTACCCGCGCCGAGGTCACGGCCCTTGGCGCCGTGTTCGACTATGCGGAGCTTACCCAGCAGGAAAGCCTGCCCGTATTCCTGCCGCCCCGACGGGTGGAGCCGGACGGATATCTCGGGATTGACGCGGCCACGCATCGCAATCTGGAACTGACCCGCTCGCTCGCCGGCGCCCACAGCGGATCGCTGCTGGAGGCCGTCGATCGCACCGTGACCGCTGCCGGAGCGCGCCGCCTGGCCGGCGATCTCGCCCGGCCACTGACCGACTGCGATCGCATCGCCACGCGCCACGACCGGGTCGAGTGGCTGGTCGCCGAGGAAGAGGTTCGGACCCGGGTGCGGTCAGACTTGCGACGGGCTCCGGACAGTGCGCGGGCGCTGTCGCGCATCGCCTTCAGACGCGGCGGGCCCCGCGACCTTCGGCACATCGCAGACGGCTTGGCCGTGGCGGCGGACGTACGGGCGCAGTTCATGGGCAGCGAACGCCCGCTGCCCCTCGGCCTGCAGGAAGTCTTCGAGGCTCTGGACGGGGAGGCGGGCCTCGCGGCACTGCTCGGCCGCGCCGTCGAGGTGGACGCGCCGCGTCTGGTGCGCGAAGGCGGTTTCGTGCGGCCCGGCTTCCGGACAGACCTCGACGAGCAGCGCGCTCTTCGGGACGAGTCGCGGCGGTTGATCGCCGCCATGCAGGCAGAGGAGCGCGAGTCGACGGGGGTGCACACGCTCAAGATCCGGCACAACCGGGTGCTGGGCTACTTCCTCGAGGTGCCGTCCGGCCAGACCGAGAAGCTCAAGGCCGGCGACGCGGCCGGCCGATTCCAGCTTCGCCAGACGTTGGCCGGCGCGTCCCGCTTCATGTCGCCCGAGCTTGCCTCGCTCGCCGAGCGGATCGAACTGGCCGGCGACCGGGTCCGGGCCATCGAGGAGCAGGTGTTCGCCGAACTCTCCGAACAGGTGCTGGCCCGGAGCGAGCCGGTGCAGCGGATCGCCAGGGCGTTGGCCGCGCTCGATGTTGCCCAGGGGTTCGCTGAAATCGCCCGGGAACGGAACTACGTGCGTCCGGCCATGCATCCGGATACCCGCTTTCGGGTGATCGGCGGCAGGCATGCGGTCGTGGAAGCCGCCGTCGACGGGACGTTTGTCACCAACGACTGTCAGCTCGACGACACTGAACGAATCTGGCTGGTGACCGGTCCGAACATGGCAGGCAAGAGCACCTTTCTTCGCCAGAACGCCTTGATCGTCGTGCTGGCGCAGGCCGGCGGCTACGTGCCGGCCGAGACTGCCGAGATCGGCGTGGTCGACCGCCTGTTCAGTCGCGTGGGCGCCGCCGATGACCTGGCCCGCGGCCGGTCGACCTTCATGGTCGAGATGGTGGAGACGGCTGCCATCCTCAATCAGGCGAGTCCCCGGTCGTTCGTCATCCTCGATGAAGTGGGCCGGGGCACGGCCACCTTCGACGGTCTCTCGATCGCCTGGGCCACGGTCGAGTACCTGCACGGGCGCAACCGGTGCCGGTCGCTGTTCGCCACGCACTACCACGAACTCACACAGCTGGCCGAGCGCCTCGACGCCCTGGCCTGCCGGACACTGCGTGTGCGCGAATGGAAGGGCGAGGTGGTGTTCCTCTATGCCATGGTCGAGGGGATCAGTTCCCGCGCCTACGGGATCGACGTCGGCCGCCTCGCCGGTCTTCCGGGCCAGGTCCTGGACCGGGCCAGACAGATTCTGGCGCGCCTCGAGGCCGAGGGCGGCACCGTGCGCGGCGCCACGCTGTCCGCGCTGCCGCCGCCGACCGAGCCGCAATCCGATCCGGTCGCCGACCTCCTGGATGGCGTCGACCCGGATTCGCTGTCCCCGCGAGGCGCCCTGGAACTCGTCTATCGACTCGTGGAATTGCGGCGGAATGGGTATAAAACGGTATCGAACTCGGGAGACAGCGCCGGCTCAACGTCGCCGAACTGA
- a CDS encoding methylated-DNA--[protein]-cysteine S-methyltransferase produces the protein MADHPATVGRLRIAWETVAEPRARRGRGQVIDYGWFDSPFGDMLMFCQAEDLMGLAFRGDGTRAEVFRSMADRWPMATFRANPDALAGRAATLCRTGEARIRLAGTERQLQVWSELLAIPKGETRSYGDLARNLGTPRGAQWVGQANGANPIAWLVPCHRVIGNDGSIAGYAWGTTLKRAMLEAEGVRIEPA, from the coding sequence GTGGCTGACCATCCGGCAACGGTCGGGCGGCTCCGGATTGCCTGGGAGACCGTCGCCGAACCGCGTGCCCGCCGCGGCCGCGGCCAGGTCATCGACTACGGGTGGTTCGATTCACCGTTCGGCGACATGCTGATGTTCTGTCAGGCCGAGGACCTCATGGGACTCGCTTTCCGCGGTGACGGCACGCGCGCGGAGGTCTTCCGATCGATGGCGGATCGCTGGCCGATGGCGACGTTCCGCGCCAACCCGGATGCACTTGCCGGACGGGCCGCGACGCTGTGCCGGACCGGCGAGGCGCGCATCCGCCTGGCCGGGACCGAGCGGCAACTGCAGGTCTGGTCCGAGCTGCTCGCGATCCCGAAAGGCGAGACCCGCAGCTACGGGGATCTCGCCCGCAATCTCGGGACCCCCCGCGGCGCGCAATGGGTGGGGCAGGCGAACGGCGCGAACCCGATCGCCTGGCTGGTCCCCTGCCACCGGGTGATCGGCAACGACGGCAGCATTGCCGGTTACGCCTGGGGAACGACGCTCAAACGGGCGATGCTCGAAGCCGAGGGAGTCCGGATCGAGCCCGCGTGA
- a CDS encoding RNA methyltransferase codes for MTTRPRGNRRRSRPGNGPRSLRTPSPTIWLYGRHAVRAALQNPERRLHRVLVAQEAGRSLAESLARLLRRRARAPVPESRARQDIDRLVGADATHQGVAIEVDRLPEPNLEQLCRAAGPGTVAVCLDRVTDPQNVGAILRSAAAFGAAFLAMPERHAPGETGSLAKAASGALEIVPVVRARRFARALGILRASGFACLGLEPASPDSLAAAVARMDTGTPIALVLGAEGSGLRPGTRANCDSLVSIPIRGDQGSLNVSAASAVALYELRRRGRSPSGTEEA; via the coding sequence GTGACGACGCGCCCGCGCGGCAACCGCCGGAGGAGCCGTCCCGGCAACGGCCCGAGGAGCCTGCGCACCCCGTCGCCCACCATATGGCTGTACGGCCGCCACGCGGTGCGGGCGGCGTTGCAGAACCCCGAGCGCCGGCTCCATCGGGTCCTCGTCGCGCAGGAAGCCGGACGCAGCCTCGCCGAATCGCTTGCCCGACTGCTCCGGCGGCGCGCGCGCGCCCCGGTTCCGGAGTCCCGAGCCCGGCAAGACATCGATCGGCTGGTCGGAGCCGATGCCACGCACCAGGGCGTGGCGATCGAAGTCGACCGGCTGCCCGAGCCGAACCTCGAGCAGCTGTGTCGGGCGGCGGGCCCCGGAACGGTCGCTGTCTGTCTCGATCGCGTCACGGATCCGCAGAATGTCGGCGCGATCCTGCGCTCGGCCGCCGCGTTCGGGGCGGCGTTCCTCGCGATGCCTGAACGCCATGCGCCGGGAGAAACGGGGTCTCTGGCCAAGGCCGCATCGGGTGCCCTGGAGATCGTCCCGGTCGTGCGGGCGCGCCGCTTCGCGCGCGCCCTGGGCATCCTGCGGGCATCGGGCTTCGCCTGCCTGGGCCTCGAGCCCGCGTCCCCCGATTCGCTCGCTGCGGCCGTGGCGCGAATGGATACCGGCACACCCATCGCTCTCGTGCTCGGCGCCGAAGGCAGCGGGCTGCGCCCCGGCACACGCGCCAACTGCGACTCCCTCGTGTCCATCCCCATCAGGGGCGACCAAGGCAGCCTCAACGTGTCCGCGGCATCCGCGGTCGCCTTGTATGAACTGCGGCGCCGGGGGCGGTCGCCCAGCGGCACGGAGGAGGCGTAG